The proteins below are encoded in one region of Candidatus Thiodiazotropha sp. LNASS1:
- a CDS encoding OsmC family protein, with protein sequence MEGFQKEALVMYGPTGTTWRIVCDEGPWLNGTDLAPFPLAYFTTGLAVSLVSEVQALVRQRNISVGDIKVTVDSYYAMEGSIAKGTMTGSAMPVRVKFEIDAETSKGMLNELGVLAMAASPAIAIMSSVLNSRFLLSKNGVDVELDKAIAATGYKVDDPACLFDNVEPASVQSYLPEILSKGEDGLMIVSGGSQGSGSGLAMEQKRSLHLRGVCSLRDDGIKETLVQLSKPVSGVYRILADESTRFGGAERAPGALAYVAAGVSFCFMTQLGRYAHLAKQDLSDYRIVQDTWFSLPSATADGETAAQARPVNTHVFIDSSENDDAARKLVAMGEQSCYLHAAYRGSNRSHFVL encoded by the coding sequence ATGGAAGGTTTTCAGAAAGAAGCCCTTGTCATGTACGGACCGACCGGCACGACCTGGCGTATCGTCTGTGACGAAGGGCCCTGGCTGAATGGCACTGACCTGGCACCGTTTCCCCTCGCCTACTTCACTACCGGACTGGCCGTTTCACTTGTTTCGGAAGTACAGGCCCTAGTGCGGCAGCGAAACATCTCGGTTGGCGACATCAAGGTCACGGTCGACAGTTACTATGCCATGGAAGGTTCCATTGCAAAAGGCACAATGACTGGCTCCGCCATGCCTGTACGGGTCAAATTCGAAATTGACGCGGAAACTTCAAAGGGTATGCTAAATGAACTGGGCGTGCTTGCCATGGCTGCCTCTCCAGCAATTGCCATTATGTCCAGTGTCCTGAACAGTCGTTTTCTGCTAAGCAAAAACGGTGTTGATGTAGAGTTGGATAAAGCAATCGCCGCTACGGGATACAAAGTTGACGACCCTGCGTGTCTGTTCGACAACGTAGAACCTGCCTCTGTACAAAGCTATCTTCCGGAAATCCTCTCAAAGGGGGAAGACGGCTTAATGATCGTATCTGGTGGCTCTCAGGGTTCGGGATCAGGGCTTGCCATGGAACAGAAACGCAGTTTGCACCTACGGGGCGTATGTTCGTTACGGGACGATGGCATCAAGGAAACACTAGTGCAATTGTCAAAGCCTGTTAGCGGGGTTTACCGAATTCTGGCCGACGAATCCACTAGATTCGGTGGTGCGGAACGTGCACCGGGTGCACTCGCATACGTTGCTGCAGGGGTATCTTTTTGTTTCATGACACAGCTCGGTCGATATGCACATCTCGCCAAACAAGATCTCTCGGACTATCGTATCGTGCAAGACACTTGGTTTAGTCTGCCCAGCGCCACGGCCGACGGTGAAACTGCAGCGCAGGCCAGGCCGGTTAATACGCATGTCTTTATAGATTCATCAGAAAATGATGATGCCGCACGCAAGCTTGTCGCTATGGGTGAACAGAGCTGCTATCTACATGCAGCTTACCGTGGTTCGAACCGTTCTCACTTCGTGTTGTAG
- a CDS encoding XdhC family protein: protein MVEPPISFDNGIGLGDELDTMGQWLKEGRKTVLATVIETWGSSPRSVGSHLVIDEQANFVGSVSGGCIESAVVTEALELMDGGKPKQIEFGISDAEAWEVGLSCGGAIQIFLENASNAIYAEQLPKARKENKAIATITQLDDGGKTAINLQSDTIGQLSLDKHSLDKISLMLSSGRSGKIEQANHTLFVRSYVPPYRLIVIGAVHIAQVLAAIATEAGYQVTVIDPRRAFANPERFPDINLVCEWPDQILNQLVLDERTALVTLSHDPKIDDPALVSALKSSAFYISALGSKRTHSKRIERLTEIGLGNLLHRIRAPAGLNLGGRSPAEIAVSVLAQLIQERYTRSA, encoded by the coding sequence ATGGTTGAACCTCCAATATCCTTCGATAACGGTATCGGATTGGGTGATGAACTCGATACCATGGGACAATGGCTGAAGGAAGGGCGAAAAACCGTTCTGGCCACTGTCATCGAAACCTGGGGCTCATCCCCTCGATCCGTCGGCAGCCACTTGGTGATCGATGAACAGGCCAATTTTGTCGGCTCGGTCTCGGGAGGCTGTATAGAGAGTGCCGTCGTGACTGAGGCCTTGGAGTTGATGGATGGTGGTAAACCAAAACAGATCGAATTTGGAATCAGCGATGCTGAAGCATGGGAAGTAGGCCTCTCCTGTGGCGGGGCGATTCAGATTTTTCTGGAAAATGCTTCCAACGCCATCTATGCGGAACAGCTGCCAAAAGCGAGAAAGGAAAACAAAGCTATCGCAACGATCACGCAATTGGACGATGGCGGGAAAACAGCCATCAACTTACAGTCAGACACTATTGGTCAATTGAGTCTTGATAAGCACTCGCTGGATAAAATCAGCTTAATGTTGAGCAGTGGGCGAAGCGGTAAAATCGAACAGGCGAATCATACGCTTTTTGTCCGCAGCTACGTACCGCCATACCGCTTGATTGTTATCGGAGCTGTGCACATTGCGCAGGTATTGGCAGCGATTGCTACCGAAGCAGGCTATCAGGTAACTGTCATCGACCCGCGTCGCGCATTTGCCAATCCTGAAAGATTTCCTGATATCAATCTGGTTTGTGAGTGGCCGGATCAGATATTAAACCAGCTGGTATTGGATGAACGAACTGCCCTTGTTACGCTGTCACACGATCCAAAAATCGATGACCCGGCATTGGTATCAGCCCTGAAAAGTTCCGCTTTCTATATAAGCGCCCTGGGTAGTAAACGTACCCACTCAAAGAGGATTGAGCGTCTTACCGAAATCGGTTTGGGCAATTTGCTACATAGGATTCGCGCACCGGCAGGCTTGAATCTTGGTGGTCGTTCACCCGCGGAAATAGCTGTTTCCGTCTTGGCGCAGTTGATTCAGGAAAGATATACACGTTCTGCCTGA
- a CDS encoding xanthine dehydrogenase family protein molybdopterin-binding subunit, protein MSEFRTVGKSEIKIDVKAKVTGRAVYAADINLPGTLHAKIVRCYEHAHAKVKSLDLSAAAKMPGVVKVFAPEDLTTKFYNQSVIDIMVSKDMRGMLGDIEDQKILTDHVKHYGDGIAAIVATSEEAAERASERIKVEYEPLPVYLNAAESSQEGAVQFTPQKPGNMAFELPEPAFPNNTLGWGDADEGFKEADIIVEDNFYTSKQKQAQMEPNSYIALYDDDGLLSCWTSTQMPKSVQPKIAKLFNLPMSRVRIIQTVVGGGFGARLGMVLEPHICALAMALPGRPIKVQSPREEDWLTSPSRHPGDYWMKMGFKKDGAPVACDAKFVNYKGGYYLDGSGVAFTTGGWVSGLYKFGALRYKGESYFTNQPVCGAYRGYGNPQTNFVLEQLVDRACNELNIDPVEWRKKWHKDVGDDGWCAGVPYASCALDEVLDEGAKAIDWKAKRERYAKQTGVKRRGVGVAVMVHTSGAMPMLLEHTVCSVRLNEDATAVVAFACSDMGQGSHTTLRQIAAETLGFPLEDVSLSVGDSNDAGYDIGAHASRTLYVGGGAVMAACKDALKQLLERAATLLEANPDDLEIEDKQIFVKGSPDRKVAAAEICSGGVYPFLNPQTGAPESIPGQILGYSSFNPMHNSPPFGACFVELEVDTETGEIKLIEMVNGHDIGRAINPAVVEGQLEGGAQQGLGMALTEELYFDTDGKVLNNSFTDYKMLGPSDMPKITNIIIENPDPHGPFGAKSVGEAGLVAPVGATANAIYNAIGIQITELPITPEKILKALNEKRAN, encoded by the coding sequence ATGAGCGAATTCAGAACTGTCGGAAAAAGCGAAATTAAGATCGATGTCAAGGCAAAAGTGACAGGCAGGGCCGTCTATGCCGCCGACATCAATCTGCCAGGAACATTACATGCAAAAATCGTCCGTTGTTATGAACATGCCCATGCAAAGGTAAAATCGTTGGATCTCTCTGCAGCGGCAAAAATGCCTGGTGTGGTCAAAGTATTTGCCCCAGAAGATCTGACAACCAAATTCTATAATCAGTCGGTTATCGACATCATGGTTTCAAAAGATATGCGCGGGATGCTGGGTGATATCGAAGATCAGAAAATATTAACAGACCATGTCAAACACTATGGTGATGGCATAGCTGCCATTGTTGCAACATCCGAGGAAGCTGCTGAAAGGGCCTCGGAGCGGATCAAGGTCGAGTATGAACCCTTGCCGGTCTATTTGAATGCAGCGGAGTCGTCCCAGGAAGGCGCAGTCCAGTTTACGCCACAAAAACCTGGAAACATGGCCTTTGAACTTCCTGAGCCGGCCTTTCCCAACAATACTCTTGGCTGGGGTGACGCTGATGAAGGTTTCAAGGAAGCCGATATTATCGTAGAAGACAACTTTTACACCAGCAAACAGAAACAGGCCCAGATGGAGCCTAACAGCTATATCGCACTTTATGATGATGATGGATTGCTCTCCTGTTGGACATCCACTCAGATGCCCAAAAGTGTGCAGCCGAAGATTGCAAAGCTGTTCAATCTGCCGATGTCCAGAGTGAGAATCATACAAACCGTGGTTGGTGGTGGTTTTGGCGCACGTCTGGGTATGGTGCTTGAACCCCATATCTGTGCCCTTGCCATGGCTCTACCAGGACGACCGATCAAGGTACAGTCTCCAAGGGAGGAGGATTGGCTGACATCACCAAGCCGTCACCCCGGTGACTATTGGATGAAGATGGGTTTCAAGAAAGACGGAGCCCCGGTCGCCTGCGATGCAAAATTTGTCAATTATAAGGGCGGCTACTATTTAGACGGTTCCGGTGTCGCCTTTACCACAGGGGGTTGGGTAAGTGGTCTCTATAAATTCGGCGCACTCCGCTATAAGGGTGAATCCTATTTCACCAATCAACCGGTTTGTGGAGCCTACCGTGGTTATGGTAATCCACAGACCAACTTTGTATTGGAGCAACTTGTCGATCGTGCCTGCAATGAACTGAATATCGATCCTGTTGAATGGCGCAAAAAATGGCATAAGGATGTCGGTGATGATGGTTGGTGTGCAGGGGTTCCCTATGCCTCCTGTGCATTGGATGAGGTGCTGGACGAGGGTGCAAAGGCAATAGATTGGAAGGCGAAACGTGAAAGATATGCCAAACAAACAGGCGTCAAGCGTCGCGGTGTAGGCGTCGCTGTCATGGTTCACACCAGCGGCGCCATGCCGATGCTGCTTGAACACACCGTATGCAGTGTCCGTCTCAATGAAGATGCAACGGCCGTGGTCGCCTTCGCCTGCTCCGACATGGGACAAGGCTCCCATACCACATTGCGACAAATTGCCGCGGAAACGCTGGGATTTCCACTAGAAGACGTATCACTATCGGTCGGTGACAGCAATGATGCGGGATATGATATCGGCGCTCATGCCAGTCGCACACTCTATGTCGGCGGCGGCGCCGTGATGGCCGCCTGTAAGGATGCATTGAAACAATTGCTGGAACGTGCGGCCACGCTGCTAGAAGCGAACCCGGATGACCTAGAAATCGAAGACAAACAGATCTTCGTCAAAGGATCACCGGACAGGAAGGTTGCTGCCGCGGAAATCTGTTCCGGTGGCGTTTATCCTTTTCTCAATCCTCAGACCGGCGCACCGGAGTCCATACCCGGCCAGATTCTGGGCTACTCAAGCTTTAATCCAATGCATAACTCCCCCCCTTTCGGGGCCTGTTTCGTGGAACTCGAAGTGGATACGGAAACCGGGGAAATAAAGCTCATCGAAATGGTCAATGGTCATGACATCGGTAGAGCGATCAACCCGGCTGTGGTGGAAGGACAACTCGAGGGCGGCGCACAGCAGGGACTTGGCATGGCATTGACGGAAGAGCTCTATTTCGACACCGACGGCAAAGTGTTGAACAATTCATTTACCGACTACAAAATGTTGGGACCATCGGACATGCCGAAAATCACCAACATCATTATAGAGAACCCCGACCCGCATGGTCCCTTTGGCGCGAAGAGTGTGGGTGAGGCAGGCCTCGTGGCGCCTGTCGGAGCCACGGCCAACGCCATCTACAACGCAATCGGTATTCAGATTACGGAACTTCCCATTACACCGGAGAAAATACTTAAAGCGCTCAATGAAAAGCGCGCGAATTAG
- a CDS encoding (2Fe-2S)-binding protein has product MKKHSISLEVNGIAHQLTIQPNKTLLDILRDELNMPETKYGCGTGECGACTVLVDDRKVINSCLTLAATMDGKSITTAAGLQTADGTLHPIQEAFVENAAVQCGYCTPGMVLKSVGLLKNNPNPSEDEIREWLEGNICRCTGYEKIVTAVQLAGKKMAQAGS; this is encoded by the coding sequence ATGAAAAAACACAGCATCAGTTTGGAAGTCAATGGCATCGCCCATCAACTCACCATCCAACCCAACAAAACCCTGCTCGACATTCTACGTGATGAATTGAACATGCCCGAAACCAAGTACGGCTGCGGTACCGGTGAATGCGGTGCCTGCACTGTGCTCGTGGATGATCGGAAGGTAATCAATTCATGTCTGACTCTGGCAGCCACTATGGATGGGAAGTCGATTACAACCGCAGCCGGATTACAAACTGCGGACGGCACCCTGCATCCCATCCAGGAAGCCTTTGTGGAAAATGCAGCTGTACAATGCGGCTACTGTACACCTGGCATGGTTCTTAAGTCCGTAGGCCTTCTAAAAAACAATCCCAATCCCTCGGAAGATGAAATTCGCGAGTGGCTGGAAGGCAATATCTGTCGTTGTACGGGTTATGAAAAAATCGTCACGGCAGTACAGCTTGCCGGTAAAAAAATGGCCCAGGCAGGCAGTTGA
- a CDS encoding xanthine dehydrogenase family protein subunit M has translation MSTRILTEFELLTPKTIAEALDILDEYRDSVTPIAGGTDVLVAMKFGFSTEYAMSISAIPELDYLSFDPDKGLRIGANTTIAQILDSKAVKQHYSALWQSAKIFATPQIRNSATLLGNLLRASPAGDCSCAIYALGGSIVLASKQGEREVDIDDLWISYQKTERRTDELAIELRVPAPRSGSTSAFKRLTRVNEDLAKLNVAVNLVMDTDRCTDARIAMGCVAPTPIRLRETEKKLIGQELDGTALKRITASVKDEINPIDDQRSTAEYRKSVSGVFLRRAIEQACSLS, from the coding sequence ATGAGTACCCGAATATTGACTGAATTCGAGCTTCTGACGCCGAAAACCATAGCGGAAGCGCTGGATATCCTTGATGAGTATCGCGATAGTGTCACGCCCATTGCCGGTGGTACCGATGTTCTTGTGGCAATGAAGTTCGGTTTCTCTACTGAATATGCCATGAGTATTTCAGCCATTCCGGAGTTGGACTATCTATCGTTCGATCCGGATAAAGGATTACGCATCGGAGCGAATACAACAATAGCTCAGATTCTGGATTCCAAGGCGGTCAAGCAACACTATTCGGCACTTTGGCAATCGGCAAAAATCTTTGCTACCCCGCAAATCCGCAACAGCGCCACACTGCTCGGTAATCTATTGCGCGCATCTCCAGCGGGTGACTGCAGCTGTGCCATATATGCGCTGGGCGGCTCGATCGTGCTGGCCAGCAAACAGGGAGAGAGAGAAGTCGACATCGATGACCTGTGGATCTCCTACCAGAAAACAGAACGCCGCACCGACGAACTTGCCATCGAACTGAGAGTACCCGCTCCCCGATCCGGCAGCACATCAGCATTCAAACGCCTGACCCGTGTCAATGAAGATCTCGCTAAGCTCAACGTTGCGGTAAACCTTGTCATGGATACCGACAGATGCACGGATGCCCGTATCGCCATGGGATGTGTCGCTCCCACACCAATTCGCCTGCGCGAAACGGAAAAAAAACTGATCGGACAAGAACTTGATGGAACAGCTTTGAAACGAATCACGGCCTCCGTCAAGGATGAGATCAATCCCATCGATGATCAACGTTCCACTGCCGAGTACAGGAAATCCGTATCCGGTGTATTTCTACGACGCGCCATTGAACAGGCATGCAGTCTCAGTTAA
- a CDS encoding Re/Si-specific NAD(P)(+) transhydrogenase subunit alpha — protein MNIGVPKEIHPNEKRVALTPSVAHKLQQLGFCVQMESGAGLSARFSDDDYRDAGVEILNETEHLWSSSDIVLKVRAPEEHPGLGIHEGDLLAEGSALVSFIWPAQNEDLMQRLAKRKVNVFAMDAIPRISRAQKMDALSSMANIAGYRAVVEAANSFGRFFTGQITAAGKMPPAKVLVIGAGVAGLSAIGAAGSMGALVRAFDTRPEVKEQVESMGAEFLELNFTEEGGGEGGYAKVMSKAFIEAEMALFHEQAKQVDIIITTALIPGKPAPKLITADMVRSMRKGSVIVDLASEQGGNCELTEPGEVVERHGVTLVGHMDLPSRLATQSSQLYSTNLFHLLSDLTPENNGEIVINMEDEVIRGATVIKDGEITWPPPPPRLSAAPAKPKPPEAIIPPSTERQPTHSKGLTTLLGIAIALIAVLGVGAVAPASFLSHFIVFVLACFVGWQVIWAVTPALHTPLMSVTNAISGIIVIGALLQVGSSNHMVMLLALFAVLIASINIVGGFFVTQRMLKMFSRES, from the coding sequence ATGAATATCGGCGTGCCCAAAGAGATACACCCAAATGAAAAGCGGGTGGCACTGACACCTTCAGTGGCTCATAAGCTACAGCAGTTGGGGTTTTGCGTTCAGATGGAAAGCGGCGCCGGTCTGTCGGCTAGGTTCAGTGACGATGACTATCGGGATGCGGGTGTGGAAATCCTGAATGAAACTGAACACCTGTGGTCATCCAGCGATATCGTGTTAAAAGTCAGGGCGCCCGAGGAGCACCCGGGTTTGGGTATTCATGAAGGGGATCTCCTGGCCGAGGGGAGTGCATTGGTCAGTTTTATCTGGCCTGCCCAGAATGAAGATCTGATGCAGAGGTTGGCAAAGCGCAAGGTTAACGTATTCGCCATGGATGCGATTCCGCGTATCTCCCGAGCCCAGAAAATGGATGCATTGAGTTCAATGGCCAATATTGCAGGTTATCGGGCCGTGGTGGAGGCTGCCAACTCTTTCGGGCGCTTTTTTACCGGCCAGATAACGGCAGCGGGAAAGATGCCACCAGCCAAAGTTTTAGTCATCGGAGCCGGTGTAGCCGGCTTGTCGGCTATCGGTGCTGCCGGAAGTATGGGCGCTTTAGTACGTGCTTTCGATACCCGGCCGGAAGTTAAGGAACAGGTTGAAAGCATGGGCGCAGAGTTTCTGGAACTGAATTTCACGGAAGAGGGTGGTGGTGAAGGCGGTTATGCAAAGGTGATGAGCAAAGCCTTTATCGAAGCGGAAATGGCGTTATTTCATGAGCAGGCGAAACAAGTGGATATCATAATAACCACTGCGCTGATTCCCGGAAAACCGGCGCCAAAATTGATTACCGCCGATATGGTAAGGTCCATGAGAAAAGGTAGCGTTATCGTGGATCTCGCCTCGGAACAGGGCGGTAACTGCGAACTGACAGAACCGGGAGAAGTGGTTGAGAGACATGGTGTGACCCTTGTCGGCCATATGGATCTTCCGAGCAGGTTAGCCACTCAATCCAGTCAACTCTATTCCACCAATTTGTTTCATTTGCTCTCTGATCTGACTCCAGAGAATAACGGAGAGATTGTAATCAACATGGAGGACGAAGTGATTCGTGGCGCCACGGTCATCAAAGATGGCGAGATTACATGGCCACCGCCACCGCCACGACTCTCTGCAGCTCCGGCAAAACCGAAGCCGCCCGAAGCAATAATCCCACCCAGTACAGAAAGGCAACCCACACATTCCAAGGGTCTGACTACCCTGTTGGGCATTGCTATTGCACTGATAGCTGTACTTGGGGTGGGAGCTGTTGCGCCGGCATCCTTTCTTTCCCATTTCATCGTTTTTGTTTTGGCCTGTTTTGTGGGTTGGCAGGTAATTTGGGCGGTTACTCCGGCGTTACATACCCCTTTGATGAGTGTTACCAACGCAATCAGCGGCATCATAGTGATTGGTGCGTTATTGCAGGTAGGCTCAAGCAACCACATGGTGATGCTACTGGCTTTATTTGCTGTGTTGATTGCTTCCATCAATATCGTTGGCGGTTTTTTTGTGACCCAGCGAATGCTCAAAATGTTTAGTAGAGAGAGTTGA
- the pntB gene encoding Re/Si-specific NAD(P)(+) transhydrogenase subunit beta has translation MNAGVITSAYIAASVLFILSLGGLSNQESAKHGNLYGMLGMIIAIVATLGNGIGGLQWILAAMVIGGAIGALFAARVQMTSMPELVAIMHSFVGLAAVLVGYGSFLDPADGMSHKEHLFHEAEIYIGIFIGAITFSGSVVAFGKLRGIIHSKPLALPARHWLNLVGLLACIWLAGDFLGTQDIQAAIVPLGIMTVIALLFGIHMVMAIGGADMPVVISMLNSYSGWAAAAAGFMLSNDLLIVTGALVGSSGAILSYIMCRAMNRNFFSVIMGGFGSAGGGNAAVEEGEIQPTSAVEVAELLGSAENVIIVPGYGMAVAHAQHTVSEVTHALRKKGINVRFAIHPVAGRMPGHMNVLLAEAKVPYDIVMEMDEINQEFQNTDVVLVIGANDIVNPSALENPDSPIAGMPVLEVWHAKRTVVLKRSMATGYAGVDNPLFFRDNTHMLFGDARDSVDTVLKQVA, from the coding sequence ATGAATGCAGGCGTTATAACTTCGGCCTATATTGCGGCAAGTGTGTTGTTTATCCTCAGCCTTGGCGGTTTAAGCAACCAGGAATCAGCAAAACATGGCAACCTGTATGGCATGCTGGGCATGATAATCGCTATCGTTGCCACGCTAGGCAATGGTATCGGTGGGTTGCAATGGATTCTTGCAGCCATGGTGATCGGTGGTGCTATCGGCGCTCTCTTCGCAGCCAGGGTTCAGATGACTTCCATGCCTGAGCTGGTAGCGATAATGCACAGTTTTGTCGGTTTGGCTGCTGTATTGGTTGGTTATGGCAGTTTTCTGGATCCAGCCGATGGGATGAGTCACAAGGAACATCTGTTTCATGAAGCGGAAATCTACATAGGTATCTTTATCGGAGCGATAACCTTCAGTGGATCGGTGGTCGCTTTTGGTAAGTTGCGTGGAATTATTCACAGCAAACCTCTTGCCTTGCCCGCCCGACATTGGCTCAATCTTGTTGGATTACTGGCTTGTATCTGGCTGGCCGGGGATTTTCTGGGCACCCAGGATATCCAAGCCGCAATAGTCCCTTTGGGAATCATGACGGTCATTGCATTGTTATTCGGGATTCACATGGTGATGGCAATTGGCGGCGCGGATATGCCTGTGGTGATTTCCATGCTCAACAGCTATTCAGGCTGGGCGGCAGCCGCGGCAGGTTTTATGCTGTCCAATGATCTGCTTATCGTTACCGGTGCATTGGTAGGGTCGAGCGGAGCCATTCTCAGTTACATCATGTGCCGTGCAATGAACCGGAATTTTTTCAGCGTTATCATGGGCGGTTTTGGAAGTGCCGGGGGAGGGAATGCCGCTGTTGAAGAAGGTGAGATTCAGCCAACGTCAGCTGTCGAGGTGGCTGAACTCCTGGGCAGTGCGGAAAATGTCATTATCGTGCCCGGTTATGGTATGGCCGTGGCGCATGCCCAGCATACAGTATCCGAAGTTACCCATGCGTTGCGAAAAAAAGGGATAAACGTGAGGTTTGCCATTCATCCTGTGGCAGGACGCATGCCGGGGCACATGAATGTATTACTGGCTGAGGCGAAGGTGCCTTATGACATCGTTATGGAGATGGATGAGATTAACCAGGAGTTTCAGAATACCGATGTTGTTTTGGTGATCGGGGCTAATGATATCGTTAATCCTTCGGCCTTGGAAAACCCGGATAGCCCGATCGCCGGCATGCCGGTACTGGAGGTCTGGCATGCCAAACGTACCGTGGTGCTGAAGCGATCCATGGCAACCGGTTACGCAGGTGTGGATAACCCGCTTTTCTTTCGCGATAACACCCATATGCTGTTCGGTGATGCACGTGACAGTGTCGATACCGTACTCAAGCAAGTGGCATGA
- a CDS encoding monooxygenase: MLTLLCIEFPFQGPFGARLSEEMQDLAASIAEEPGLIWKIWTESPDEKRAGGIYLFRDRVAARRYEEMHSARLSDFGMKDINIKRFQVNEGLTTVTRGPLE, from the coding sequence ATGCTGACACTGTTGTGCATAGAGTTTCCTTTTCAGGGTCCTTTCGGTGCAAGGCTGTCGGAAGAAATGCAGGATCTTGCCGCTTCAATAGCGGAAGAGCCGGGATTGATCTGGAAGATATGGACTGAGAGTCCTGACGAAAAGCGGGCTGGGGGTATCTATTTGTTCAGGGACCGGGTTGCTGCCCGTCGTTATGAGGAAATGCACAGCGCCAGGTTGAGTGACTTCGGGATGAAGGATATCAACATAAAGCGCTTTCAAGTCAACGAGGGACTCACGACAGTCACGCGAGGCCCGTTGGAATAA
- a CDS encoding iron-sulfur cluster assembly scaffold protein — MNNPIYADPIMALAKDSIGSGQLENPHARVQLDNPLCGDRVIIDVTWDDRGRVTELAHEVRGCALCRAAASLIGRDAPGKNIDDIKMAKTELEILLKENILPIQHHWQALSVFKAVHGHKSRYECVLLPFKALNQALDRSS, encoded by the coding sequence TTGAACAACCCGATATACGCTGATCCGATTATGGCGCTGGCAAAGGATTCGATCGGCAGTGGACAACTGGAAAACCCCCATGCCCGGGTTCAGCTGGATAACCCACTCTGTGGTGATCGCGTGATTATCGATGTAACCTGGGACGACCGCGGCAGAGTGACGGAGCTGGCACATGAGGTTCGGGGATGTGCGCTATGTCGCGCAGCAGCTTCCTTGATCGGACGTGATGCACCCGGTAAAAATATCGATGATATCAAAATGGCTAAAACAGAATTGGAAATATTACTGAAAGAGAACATTTTGCCAATTCAGCATCACTGGCAGGCGTTATCGGTATTCAAAGCGGTGCACGGACACAAGAGCCGTTATGAATGTGTTCTGCTGCCATTCAAAGCACTCAATCAGGCACTTGATCGAAGCAGCTGA